A part of Toxotes jaculatrix isolate fToxJac2 chromosome 24, fToxJac2.pri, whole genome shotgun sequence genomic DNA contains:
- the senp7b gene encoding sentrin-specific protease 7b produces the protein MKTPAKRNSPNRCTASAANDRSPGGLRSEQLLQTALTFSIIPLNRRPPRRSSGLLPKRVVTFTHLSPAQENSVESSGSPSLTDAASMLLIDTLLKLYPEEHAGSPLTEGVRTPTRVETGAGVARRDPAEGKSKRGISSDSSLKPNNSSTLSSSDQMSDAPRTVFRRPPSCSVKTLKTTPDRKRSLDRTVWMAASSNLKEDVREKKRQRWREFEKKKAVPHLRPKKHKLSPAEPSEYGQNPETRLEPVVLSEDEEESEEEEESEDDGDDGDRAMGTSQSCSSLRDLEKKQGQQAGKPVCDSTDDEGVDWPLTRIPSAFLQLEFTSLHDGLTHSEANGKITITKYGITLPVKGVKEGKLSIVASEVRGYGLWDGGVAQDGTLLAGWKGPAPLLLFLWVTNAQANLLRRELSAIHCFTFSGPFCSLLLLVLKEQLQEFQEAVLASILDTEEYRRGYSGGPTSPLDWTDGLLLLQSCPPPLDQYLLRLLGQSAQTSSQVRSSERNKKWRLSSAGLQQLPTRLIQYPAAPCKGQISVTKEDLACLDDGEFLNDVIIDFYLKYLLLEGVGGSVAERSHVFSSFFYKQLSRRRAAGEDDCVPDCHMRHQRVKTWTRHVDIFAKDFLFVPVNQGAHWFLVMICFPSREKVRYEVFHSRAGRSERAAGKPNLSLRPQPPPPPVVTQEGWQNDTVLNRPCILIMDSMKMTHDESIARLLRDYLQEEWQVRRGTPRLFTFYNFRSNTCRVPQQDNCSDCGLYLLQYVESFLQNPIVHFAFPVNLGGWFPRQRVNRKRQEIRSLIMKMHKSQQHL, from the exons ATGAAAACGCCGGCGAAACGCAACAGTCCAAACAGGTGTACAGCGTCAGCAGCCAATGACAGATCACCAGGAGGCTTGAGGAGCGAACAGCTGTTACAGACAGCACTCACGTTCTCAATCATACCGCTAAACCG ACGGCCGCCCAGGAGGTCGTCAGGCCTACTGCCGAAGCGTGTGGTGACCTTCACGCATCTGTCTCCAGCACAGGAGAACAGTGTTGAATCCTCCG GTTCTCCCTCGTTGACTGACGCTGCCTCTATGCTGTTGATTGACACTCTGCTAAAGCTGTATCCTGAAGAGCATGCTGGGAGTCCTTTGACAGAGGGAGTGAGAACGCCAACGAGAGTCGAGACTGGCGCAGGTGTGGCGAGACGGGACCCTGCTGAAGGGAAG AGCAAAAGAGGAATCTCTTCTGACTCTTCTCTGAAGCCGAACAACAGCTCGACTCTCTCGAGTTCAGATCAGATGTCAGATGCGCCCAGAACTGTCTTCCGGAGACCTCCATCCTGCTCGGTGAAGACGTTGAAGACAACGCCGGACAGGAAGCGGAGTCTGGACAGGACGGTGTGGATGGCTGCCAGCAGTAACCTGAAGGAGGAtgtgagggagaagaagagacagaggtggaGGGAGTTTGAAAAGAAGAAGGCTGTCCCGCATCTTCGACCgaagaaacacaaactgagtCCAGCAGAACCCAGTGAGTACGGCCAGAACCCGGAGACCAGGCTAGAACCAG ttgtgttgagtgaggacgaagaggagagtgaggaggaagaggagagtgaGGACGATGGAGACGATGGAGACAGAGCGATGGGGACGTCACaaagctgcagcagtctaaGAGACCTGGAAAAGAAACAG GGTCAACAGGCTGGGAAGCCGGTTTGTGACTCCACTGATGATGAAGGTGTCGACTGGCCGCTGACACGGATCCCGTCTGCGTTCCTGCAGCTGGAGTTCACGTCGCTTCACGATGGTCTGACACATTCGGAGGCCAATGGAAAGATAACG ATCACTAAATACGGCATCACCTTACCTGTCAAAG GAGTCAAGGAGGGGAAGCTGAGCATCGTGGCGTCTGAGGTTCGGGGTTATGGTTTGTGGGATGGAGGCGTGGCTCAGGACGGGACTCTGCTGGCTGGTTGGAAAGGTCCGGCCCCCTTGCTGCTTTTCCTGTGGGTGACGAACGCTCAGGCCAACCTGCTGCGGAGGGAGCTGTCGGCCATCCACTGCTTCACTTTCTCAG GTCCGTTCTGTTCCTTACTCCTGCTGGTGTtgaaggagcagctgcaggagtTCCAGGAGGCTGTGTTGGCCTCCATCCTGGACACGGAGGAGTACAGGAGGGGATACTCTGGTGGGCCGACCTCCCCTCTGGACTGGACCGACGGGCTGCTGCTCCTCCAaagctgtcctcctcctctggacCAGTACCTCCTCAGACTCCTGGGTCAATCTGCA caAACGTCCAGTCAGGTGAGAAGCAGTGAGAGGAATAAGAAGTGGCGCCTGAGCTCTGCTGGGCTGCAGCAGCTTCCTACCAG GTTGATCCAGTACCCTGCTGCGCCTTGTAAAGGCCAGATCTCGGTGACAAAGGAGGACCTGGCCTGTTTGGACGATGGCGAGTTCCTCAACGACGTTATCATCGACTTCTACCTCAA GTATCTCCTTCTGGAGGGAGTCGGCGGCTCTGTGGCCGAGCGGAGTCACGTCTTCAGCAGCTTTTTCTACAAACAGCTGAGCAGACGTAGAGCTGCCGGGGAGGACGACTGTGTCCC TGATTGTCACATGAGGCATCAGAGGGTGAAGACATGGACTCGCCACGTTGACATTTTCGCCAAAGACTTCCTGTTCGTGCCTGTCAATCAAGG GGCTCACTGGTTCCTGGTGATGATATGCTTCCCGAGTCGGGAGAAAGTCCGGTACGAGGTCTTTCACAGTCGAGCgg ggAGATCTGAGCGAGCGGCAGGAAAACCAAACCTCAGTCTGagaccacaaccaccaccaccaccg GTGGTCACTCAGGAGGGCTGGCAGAACGACACAGTGTTAAAcag GCCGTGCATCCTCATCATGGACTCGATGAAGATGACGCACGATGAGAGCATCGCCAGACTCCTCAGAGA CTACCTGCAGGAGGAGTGGCAGGTCCGGAGGGGGACGCCTCGGCTCTTCACGTTTTACAACTTCAGGAGCAACACCTGCAGAGTTCCACAGCAGGACAACTGCAGCGACTGTGGGCTGTACCTGCTGCAGTACGTGGAGAGCTTcctgcag AACCCCATCGTCCACTTTGCCTTCCCAGTCAATTTGGGCGGCTGGTTTCCGCGGCAGCGAGTCAATCGGAAGCGGCAGGAGATTCGAAGCCTCATCATGAAGATGCACAAGAGTCAGCAACATTTGTAG
- the LOC121177935 gene encoding uncharacterized protein LOC121177935: MMEATGLEVGMQKMIAMEEIAMEMIAMEEIAMEEITMEMIAMEEIAMEMIAMEEIAMEMIAMEEIAMEMITKEMIAMEEITMEMIAMEEITMEMIAMEMMMTATGDAALTMTTTTTGIDMETVNTDVTTALVAVGATAAEVAKAAAKMSTAAMENTGANTSTVTVMGTATAVGVGMDEGVETGRKENTGGGHIDQQRLHLPLSSPSERNIKRHSV, from the exons ATGATGGAAGCCACGGGTCTGGAGGTGGGAATGCAAAAGATGATCGCCATGGAGGAGATCGCCATGGAGATGATCGCCATGGAGGAGATCGCCATGGAGGAGATCACCATGGAGATGATCGCCATGGAGGAGATCGCCATGGAGATGATCGCCATGGAGGAGATCGCCATGGAGATGATCGCCATGGAGGAGATCGCCATGGAGATGATCACCAAGGAGATGATCGCCATGGAAGAGATCACCATGGAGATGATCGCCATGGAAGAGATCACCATGGAGATGATCGCCatggagatgatgatgacagCCACCGGAGACGCAGCCCTGACCATGACCACGACCACCACAGGGATCGACATGGAGACCGTGAACACAGACGTGACCACAGCCCTCGTCGCCGTGGGAGCCACAGCGGCGGAAGTGGCGAAAGCGGCAGCGAAGATGAGCACGGCGGCCATGGAAAACACAGGCGCAAACACAAGCACGGTCACGGTCATGGGCACGGCCACGGCCGTGGGCGTGGGCATGGACGAGGGGGTGGAAACTGGTAGAAAGGAAAATACAG GCGGTGGACACATTGACCAGCAGAGACTCCACCtgcctctgtcctctccctctgaaAGAAACATTAAGAGACACAGTGTTTGA
- the LOC121178226 gene encoding small membrane A-kinase anchor protein-like: MGSNESRCWSPSCSDKQKEAVVNKQRDNEAKAFLEDVKETKSSVGPEETVADGCPSVLPPVSKPILDLAQKMSEDIVAQALQLCWEVEIQYRDLPFIDTECDYVI, encoded by the coding sequence ATGGGAAGTAATGAGTCGAGATGCTGGTCTCCGTCCTGCTCAGACAAACAGAAGGAAGCTGTCGtcaacaaacagagagacaatgaAGCAAAAGCCTTCCTCGAGGACGTGAAGGAGACTAAAAGTTCTGTCGGTCCAGAGGAGACGGTGGCTGATGGCTGTccttctgtcctccctccagTCAGCAAACCGATACTGGACTTGGCTCAGAAGATGTCGGAGGATATCGTTGCTcaggctctgcagctctgctgggAGGTGGAGATCCAATACAGGGACCTGCCTTTCATTGACACTGAGTGTGATTATGTGATATGA